The Streptomyces sp. SS1-1 genome has a segment encoding these proteins:
- a CDS encoding glycosyltransferase family A protein, with the protein MHPPPPPTTPDRQVAVVVIGYDDAAHVTTAVRSALDQGPVVREVIAVDDCSTDDSAARLAGLAAGEPRLRVVRRRVNSGGCGSPRNTGLDRVTAPYVMFLDSDDVLPPGAAGTLCAAADEAGAQVAGGLCVRRELPGGREVPWEPSLYAAHAVFERPAQRPRLVHDTLCVNKLYRTDFLRAHGIRFPEGRFPYEDFVFTARVLAARPRIAVVPDRVYVWHVRRAAGRLSISLDRADVANWRARVEASRLAHEILLGSGQKELARAARAKFLDHELRMYARELGLRDAAYRRDWWAHTRAYLAEYDASDWAHNPTAPGRLIGRIVLASPEPADLPRLRDLASRPARLLPPYARAADGTPVWSPGLPQVTLEPLLTRPVHVLPLAVDADLRPGTRTAVLRLRLHELYGRVARAGPEALEVEWRCRETGRAAGPPTPVRPEPDGENWRAACPVRWAAFGAGTWDLRLRLRFREGAGREVTAHAVTGTGGLRRRAVLGAGHTVVLVQPYTTHSGALAVRVAPGLRGVLSVVRGRLRRLLH; encoded by the coding sequence ATGCACCCACCACCCCCGCCCACCACGCCCGACCGGCAGGTCGCCGTGGTCGTCATCGGCTACGACGACGCCGCCCATGTGACGACCGCCGTCCGGTCGGCGCTGGATCAGGGCCCCGTCGTGCGGGAGGTGATCGCCGTCGACGACTGCTCCACCGACGACAGCGCGGCCCGGCTGGCCGGCCTCGCCGCCGGCGAGCCGCGCCTGCGGGTGGTGCGGCGGCGGGTCAACAGCGGCGGATGCGGCAGCCCCCGCAACACGGGCCTGGACCGGGTGACCGCGCCGTACGTCATGTTCCTGGACAGCGACGACGTCCTCCCGCCGGGCGCCGCCGGGACCCTGTGCGCGGCGGCGGACGAGGCCGGCGCCCAGGTGGCGGGCGGCCTCTGCGTCCGGCGGGAGCTGCCCGGGGGGCGCGAGGTGCCCTGGGAGCCGTCCCTGTACGCCGCGCACGCCGTGTTCGAGCGCCCCGCGCAGCGCCCCCGGCTGGTCCACGACACCCTCTGCGTGAACAAGCTCTACCGCACCGACTTCCTGCGCGCGCACGGCATCCGCTTCCCCGAGGGCCGTTTCCCCTACGAGGACTTCGTGTTCACCGCGCGCGTCCTCGCCGCCCGCCCGCGGATCGCCGTCGTCCCCGACCGGGTCTACGTCTGGCACGTGCGCCGCGCGGCGGGGCGGCTGTCGATCTCCCTGGACCGCGCGGACGTCGCCAACTGGCGGGCCCGCGTCGAGGCGAGCCGGCTCGCCCACGAGATCCTGCTGGGCTCCGGGCAGAAGGAGCTGGCCCGGGCCGCCCGCGCCAAGTTCCTCGACCACGAGCTGCGGATGTACGCCCGCGAACTGGGGCTGCGCGACGCGGCCTACCGGCGCGACTGGTGGGCGCACACCCGGGCGTACCTCGCCGAGTACGACGCCTCGGACTGGGCGCACAACCCGACCGCGCCCGGCCGCCTGATCGGGCGGATCGTGCTGGCCTCGCCCGAGCCGGCCGACCTGCCCCGGCTGCGCGACCTGGCCTCCCGCCCCGCCCGCCTGCTCCCGCCCTATGCCCGGGCCGCGGACGGCACCCCGGTCTGGTCGCCAGGGCTCCCCCAGGTCACCCTGGAACCCCTGCTGACCCGGCCCGTCCACGTCCTCCCGCTCGCCGTCGACGCGGACCTGCGCCCCGGCACGCGGACCGCCGTCCTGCGGCTGCGCCTGCACGAGCTGTACGGGCGGGTGGCGCGCGCCGGACCCGAGGCGCTGGAGGTGGAGTGGCGGTGCCGGGAGACGGGACGCGCGGCGGGGCCGCCCACACCGGTACGCCCGGAGCCGGACGGGGAGAACTGGCGGGCCGCATGCCCGGTGCGCTGGGCCGCGTTCGGCGCCGGCACCTGGGACCTGCGGCTGCGCCTGCGCTTCCGGGAGGGCGCCGGGCGCGAGGTCACCGCGCACGCCGTCACGGGCACCGGCGGGCTGCGTCGCCGCGCGGTCCTGGGCGCCGGGCACACCGTGGTCCTCGTCCAGCCGTACACCACCCACTCCGGGGCGCTCGCCGTACGCGTCGCGCCGGGTCTGCGGGGAGTCCTGTCCGTCGTCCGCGGCAGACTCCGCCGCCTGCTTCACTGA
- the galE gene encoding UDP-glucose 4-epimerase GalE produces the protein MTWLITGGAGYIGAHVVRAMTQAGERAVVYDDLSTGIADRVPDGVPLVVGSTLDRDRVARALAAHRITGVVHLAAKKQVGESVDLPLLYYRENVEGLRVLLEAVTATSHVRSFVFSSSAAVYGTPDVDLVTEETPCAPISPYGETKLAGEWLVRATGRATGLSTASLRYFNVAGAAAPELADTGVLNVVPMVFERLTQGAAPRVFGDDYPTPDGTCVRDYIHVADLAEAHVAAARALQSSPGHSLTLNIGRGEGVSVREMIDVINAVTGYDRPPTVTPRRPGDPARVVASADRAATELGWKAKYDVRDMITSAWVGWVRSHPEAARD, from the coding sequence ATGACCTGGCTGATCACCGGCGGCGCCGGTTACATCGGAGCACACGTGGTACGGGCGATGACCCAGGCGGGCGAGCGTGCCGTGGTGTACGACGACCTGTCCACCGGCATCGCCGACCGGGTGCCCGACGGCGTCCCGCTGGTCGTCGGCTCCACCCTGGACCGCGACCGGGTCGCCCGCGCCCTCGCCGCCCACCGGATCACCGGCGTGGTCCACCTCGCGGCGAAGAAGCAGGTCGGCGAGTCCGTCGACCTGCCGCTGCTGTACTACCGGGAGAACGTGGAGGGCCTGCGCGTCCTCCTGGAGGCGGTGACGGCCACCTCCCATGTGCGCTCCTTCGTGTTCTCCTCCTCGGCGGCCGTCTACGGCACCCCGGACGTCGACCTGGTGACCGAGGAGACGCCGTGCGCGCCGATCTCGCCGTACGGCGAGACCAAGCTCGCCGGCGAGTGGCTGGTCCGGGCGACGGGCCGGGCCACGGGCCTGTCCACGGCGTCGCTGCGCTACTTCAACGTGGCGGGCGCCGCCGCCCCGGAGCTCGCCGACACCGGTGTCCTCAACGTCGTCCCGATGGTCTTCGAGAGGCTGACGCAGGGCGCGGCGCCACGCGTCTTCGGTGACGACTACCCGACGCCGGACGGCACCTGCGTCCGCGACTACATCCATGTGGCCGACCTCGCCGAGGCCCATGTCGCCGCGGCCCGCGCCCTGCAGTCCTCGCCGGGCCACTCCCTGACCCTCAACATCGGGCGGGGCGAGGGCGTGTCGGTGCGCGAGATGATCGACGTCATCAACGCCGTCACCGGTTACGACCGCCCGCCGACGGTGACCCCGCGCCGCCCCGGCGACCCGGCCCGGGTGGTCGCCTCCGCCGACCGCGCCGCCACCGAGCTGGGCTGGAAGGCGAAGTACGACGTCCGGGACATGATCACGTCGGCCTGGGTGGGCTGGGTGCGCAGCCACCCGGAGGCCGCCCGGGACTGA
- a CDS encoding TetR/AcrR family transcriptional regulator — protein sequence MLVRMSTDADQSSTPPRRRSPAGAAVLREDVTEAIRAAVFEELAAVGYARMSIEGIARRAGVGKTAVYRRWRSKLHLVLDVVSAVAVLGLPVPDTGTLEGDLRLLYEVTARALRHPLASQILPDLQAEAARSPEIAEAVQKALRDGQASVASTIVRAAEQRGEVRSGLDGELALDLISGPLYWRSVVIRSPKLPKGHLDALSRATAAALKAL from the coding sequence ATGCTGGTCCGCATGAGCACCGACGCCGACCAGTCCTCGACGCCGCCGCGCCGCCGGTCCCCCGCCGGGGCGGCCGTGCTCCGGGAGGACGTGACCGAGGCGATCCGGGCGGCCGTCTTCGAGGAACTCGCGGCCGTCGGCTACGCGCGCATGTCGATCGAGGGCATCGCGCGCCGCGCGGGCGTCGGCAAGACGGCCGTGTACCGGCGCTGGCGCTCCAAGCTGCACCTGGTGCTCGACGTGGTGTCCGCGGTCGCGGTGCTGGGCCTGCCGGTCCCGGACACCGGCACCCTGGAGGGCGATCTGCGGCTGCTCTACGAGGTGACCGCGCGGGCCCTGCGGCACCCGCTGGCCTCGCAGATCCTCCCCGACCTGCAGGCCGAGGCCGCCCGCAGCCCGGAGATCGCCGAGGCCGTGCAGAAGGCGCTGCGCGACGGCCAGGCGAGCGTCGCCAGCACGATCGTGCGGGCCGCCGAGCAGCGCGGGGAGGTCCGCTCCGGCCTCGACGGGGAGCTGGCCCTCGACCTGATCTCCGGGCCCCTGTACTGGCGTTCGGTCGTCATCCGCAGCCCGAAGCTGCCCAAGGGCCACCTCGACGCCCTGTCCCGCGCCACCGCGGCGGCCCTCAAGGCCCTCTGA
- a CDS encoding ABC transporter permease yields the protein MTQALHTPPRTAEAPPGTDLAALAARHGLSVSGARPTLPQYVRQLWARRHFITAFSTAKLTAQYSQAKLGQVWQVLTPLLNAAVYYLIFGKLMGTSRGVPDFVPFLVTGVFVWTFTQSSIMAGTRAISGNLGLVRALHFPRAALPISFCLQQLQQLLFSMAALVVILLCFGVPVAASWLLALPALVLQFAFNAGVSLVVARMGARTPDIAQLMPFVLRTWMYASGVMFSISHIMSKHTDAPSWLTSVLQANPAAVYIDLMRFALIDSFQGSQLPPHVWALAAGWALLAGAGGFIYFWKAEETYGRG from the coding sequence GTGACCCAAGCCCTGCACACACCGCCCCGGACGGCCGAGGCGCCGCCCGGGACCGACCTCGCGGCCCTGGCCGCCCGGCACGGGCTGTCGGTCAGCGGCGCCCGCCCGACGCTGCCGCAGTACGTCCGCCAGTTGTGGGCGCGGCGGCACTTCATCACGGCGTTCTCCACCGCCAAGCTCACCGCCCAGTACAGCCAGGCGAAGCTGGGCCAGGTCTGGCAGGTGCTGACGCCCCTGCTGAACGCGGCCGTGTACTACCTCATCTTCGGCAAGCTGATGGGCACCAGCCGGGGCGTGCCGGACTTCGTCCCGTTCCTGGTCACCGGCGTGTTCGTGTGGACGTTCACACAGAGCTCGATCATGGCGGGCACCCGCGCGATCTCCGGGAACCTGGGCCTGGTGCGCGCCCTGCACTTCCCCCGGGCCGCGCTGCCGATCTCGTTCTGCCTCCAGCAGCTCCAGCAGCTGCTGTTCTCGATGGCGGCGCTGGTCGTGATCCTGCTGTGCTTCGGCGTCCCGGTCGCCGCGTCCTGGCTGCTGGCGCTCCCCGCGCTGGTGCTCCAGTTCGCCTTCAACGCGGGCGTCTCCCTGGTCGTGGCCCGGATGGGCGCCAGGACGCCGGACATCGCGCAGCTGATGCCGTTCGTGCTGCGGACGTGGATGTACGCGTCCGGGGTGATGTTCAGCATCAGCCACATCATGAGCAAGCACACGGACGCGCCCTCCTGGCTGACCTCGGTCCTGCAGGCCAACCCGGCCGCCGTGTACATCGACCTGATGCGCTTCGCCCTGATCGACAGCTTCCAGGGGAGCCAGCTCCCGCCGCACGTCTGGGCGCTCGCGGCCGGCTGGGCGCTGCTCGCCGGCGCCGGCGGCTTCATCTACTTCTGGAAGGCTGAGGAGACGTACGGCCGTGGCTGA
- a CDS encoding ABC transporter ATP-binding protein, producing the protein MAEHTEKVPTVVADGVDIVYRVNGTGAGRGSATAALNRILRRGKAEKAAGVRTVHAVRNVSFVAYRGEAIGLIGTNGSGKSTLLKAVAGLLPVENGRIFTDGQPSLLGVNAALMNDLTGERNVHLGGLAMGMSREQVKERYQEIVDFSGINEKGDFITLPMRTYSSGMAARLRFSIAAAKDHDVLLIDEALATGDRSFQKRSEARIRELRKRAGTVFLVSHNNKSIRDTCERVLWLERGELRMDGPTDEVLKEYEAFTGDKAAKPKPKPRTAAPVPS; encoded by the coding sequence GTGGCTGAGCACACCGAGAAGGTCCCCACCGTCGTCGCGGACGGCGTCGACATCGTCTACCGCGTCAACGGCACGGGCGCGGGCCGGGGTTCGGCCACCGCCGCGCTCAACCGCATCCTGCGCCGCGGCAAGGCCGAGAAGGCGGCCGGCGTACGCACGGTGCACGCCGTGCGGAACGTGTCCTTCGTGGCGTACCGGGGCGAGGCCATCGGTCTCATCGGCACCAACGGCTCGGGCAAGTCGACGCTGCTCAAGGCGGTCGCCGGGCTGCTGCCCGTGGAGAACGGCAGGATCTTCACCGACGGCCAGCCCTCCCTCCTCGGCGTGAACGCGGCCCTGATGAACGACCTGACCGGGGAACGCAACGTCCACCTCGGCGGGCTCGCGATGGGCATGTCCCGCGAGCAGGTCAAGGAGCGCTACCAGGAGATCGTCGACTTCTCCGGCATCAACGAGAAGGGCGACTTCATCACGCTGCCCATGCGGACCTACTCCTCGGGCATGGCGGCCCGGCTGCGGTTCTCCATCGCCGCCGCCAAGGACCACGACGTGCTGCTGATCGACGAGGCGCTGGCCACCGGCGACCGCTCCTTCCAGAAGCGCTCCGAGGCCCGCATCCGCGAACTGCGCAAGCGCGCCGGCACGGTGTTCCTGGTCAGCCACAACAACAAGTCGATCCGCGACACCTGCGAGCGCGTGCTGTGGCTGGAGCGGGGCGAGCTGCGCATGGACGGGCCGACCGACGAGGTCCTGAAGGAGTACGAGGCGTTCACCGGCGACAAGGCCGCCAAGCCGAAGCCGAAGCCCCGGACGGCGGCTCCCGTTCCCTCGTGA
- a CDS encoding CDP-glycerol glycerophosphotransferase family protein gives MPELSVVVHGPNTQDRLTGLLDSLAGHPHGDVEVVVAAVGAWAQETARRHAPDLLVLPLPEGTGDAAARAAGAARASGRWLHFVHASDGLPPGGPRLVAERLAELPDEVDVFLFDHLRSTWETSGLPSPDGRLLARAGRAPRLLDDIARSALRVTPLLGNRALRTSFWRAHEERLTAGDEAFAAYAALLLAGQVAACDQVAHLHHELRPESLPPVAPEDRYALVERYTALLDLARERAGDRTGAAAQVPYAVLYDVMVRTCLRTFARTALPDAVAREFFRRAADAAVRYRPPGYRRPSGPEGMRRALLEDGAYSGYRAFQAANRARRTTRTAVRTTRRRIAGALGDRRYRAALSRPVDPGLAVFAAYWYRGVACNPAAIAAKLTELAPQIHPVWVVTPENAALLPPHTDHVLPGTPRYREVMATAKYLVNNVNFPNAVVKRPDAVHLQTHHGTPLKRMGVDQMDFPAAAKGLDFPALLSRIDKWDFSVSANSHSTRMWERAYPSRFVSLDHGYPRNDVYYRATAADIRAIRARLGIAPERRAILYAPTHRDYEAGWTPRLDLATLADRLGEDTVLLVRGHYFYDGTPSPLTALRRTGRIIDVSSYDPVEDLALAADALVTDYSSIMFDYANLDRPIVVYADDWETYRSTRGVYFDLMAEPPGQVARTQAELTEILATEAWQDEGAAKARAAFRRRFCEYDDGHAAERVVRRVFLGESEDALPPVVPPEDRTPAPSPREAV, from the coding sequence ATGCCCGAGCTCAGCGTCGTCGTCCACGGTCCGAACACGCAGGACCGGCTGACCGGGCTCCTGGACTCCCTCGCCGGCCACCCGCACGGCGACGTCGAGGTGGTCGTCGCGGCGGTCGGCGCCTGGGCCCAGGAGACGGCCCGGCGCCACGCCCCGGACCTGCTGGTGCTTCCGCTGCCGGAGGGCACCGGCGACGCGGCGGCCCGCGCGGCGGGAGCGGCCCGCGCCTCGGGCCGCTGGCTGCACTTCGTGCACGCGTCCGACGGACTGCCCCCGGGCGGCCCGCGACTGGTCGCCGAACGCCTCGCGGAACTGCCGGACGAGGTCGACGTGTTCCTCTTCGACCACCTCCGCTCCACCTGGGAGACCTCCGGCCTGCCCTCCCCCGACGGCCGCCTGCTCGCCCGCGCGGGCCGCGCGCCCCGCCTCCTGGACGACATCGCCCGCAGCGCCCTGCGCGTCACCCCGCTGCTCGGCAACCGCGCACTGCGCACCTCGTTCTGGCGGGCGCACGAGGAGCGGCTCACCGCCGGCGACGAGGCGTTCGCGGCGTACGCGGCCCTGCTGCTCGCCGGCCAGGTCGCCGCCTGCGACCAGGTGGCCCACCTCCACCACGAACTGCGCCCCGAGAGCCTGCCGCCGGTCGCCCCCGAGGACCGCTACGCCCTCGTCGAGCGGTACACGGCCCTCCTGGACCTCGCGCGCGAACGCGCCGGCGACCGCACCGGAGCGGCCGCCCAGGTGCCGTACGCCGTGCTGTACGACGTCATGGTCCGCACCTGTCTGCGGACCTTCGCCCGCACCGCCCTGCCGGACGCCGTGGCGCGCGAGTTCTTCCGCCGGGCCGCCGACGCGGCCGTGCGGTACCGGCCGCCCGGATACCGCCGTCCCTCCGGGCCAGAGGGCATGCGCCGGGCCCTGCTGGAGGACGGCGCGTACAGCGGGTACCGGGCGTTCCAGGCCGCCAACCGGGCCCGCCGCACCACCCGCACGGCCGTACGGACCACGCGGCGCCGGATCGCGGGCGCGCTCGGCGACCGGCGGTACCGGGCGGCCCTGTCCCGGCCCGTCGATCCGGGGCTCGCCGTGTTCGCCGCGTACTGGTACCGGGGCGTGGCCTGCAACCCGGCGGCGATCGCGGCCAAGCTGACCGAACTCGCCCCGCAGATCCACCCGGTGTGGGTGGTCACCCCGGAGAACGCGGCGCTCCTCCCCCCGCACACCGACCATGTGCTCCCCGGCACCCCCCGCTACCGCGAGGTCATGGCGACCGCCAAGTACCTGGTCAACAACGTCAACTTCCCGAACGCCGTCGTGAAGCGCCCGGACGCCGTCCACCTCCAGACCCACCACGGCACCCCGCTCAAGCGCATGGGCGTGGACCAGATGGACTTCCCGGCCGCCGCCAAGGGGCTGGACTTCCCCGCCCTGCTGTCCCGGATCGACAAGTGGGACTTCAGCGTCTCCGCGAACAGCCACTCGACCCGGATGTGGGAGCGCGCGTACCCGTCCCGCTTCGTCTCCCTCGACCACGGCTATCCGCGCAACGACGTGTACTACCGCGCCACGGCCGCCGACATCCGGGCGATCCGTGCCCGTCTGGGCATCGCCCCGGAGCGCCGCGCGATCCTCTACGCCCCCACCCACCGCGACTACGAGGCCGGCTGGACCCCCCGCCTCGACCTCGCCACCCTCGCCGACCGGCTGGGCGAGGACACCGTCCTGCTGGTGCGCGGCCACTACTTCTACGACGGCACGCCCTCCCCGCTGACCGCGCTGCGCCGCACCGGCCGGATCATCGACGTCTCCTCCTACGACCCGGTCGAGGACCTGGCGCTGGCCGCCGACGCGCTGGTCACGGACTACTCGTCGATCATGTTCGACTACGCCAACCTGGACCGCCCGATCGTCGTGTACGCCGACGACTGGGAGACGTACCGCTCCACCCGCGGGGTCTACTTCGACCTGATGGCCGAGCCGCCGGGCCAGGTGGCCCGCACCCAGGCCGAGCTGACCGAGATCCTCGCCACCGAGGCCTGGCAGGACGAGGGCGCCGCCAAGGCACGGGCCGCGTTCCGCCGCCGGTTCTGCGAGTACGACGACGGGCACGCCGCCGAACGGGTCGTCCGCCGGGTCTTCCTCGGCGAGAGCGAGGACGCCCTGCCGCCCGTGGTCCCGCCGGAGGACCGCACGCCCGCGCCGAGCCCCCGGGAGGCCGTATGA
- a CDS encoding glycosyltransferase family 2 protein yields the protein MTPDVTVTVIVYNDADRLPRAVESVLRQTHGNIEIIISDDHSTDGTPFVAREFAARDPRVRHLRLPENSGGCSAPRNRALDVATAPYAMFLDSDDELTEDAVELLLAAHREREIDFAMGAVVRVREDSGRRTRWMPHLVAERRTVLGIESEPRLLFEHLSTSKMYARAFLDRHDLRFPEGIHYEDQLFTTQAYCLAKEFTIIPEPVYRWHIAPFAAADTASISNQRDRLDNVRDRVAVQRLIDDFLTESGHGGLREDKDYKFLKHDFRMYAGDLPYRDDPWLASFADLMTPYLDTLSPAAYARLPRPERVVLQLVRERRFPEARLAARGLGHGVAPRQVTPDADGRVYWGDTVPSDDLARRELDVTDLELDTRPFRGALFRHEITELTRGPGASVDLAVRTYDPGLRLPVGPVRASLVVAPGRRRLKVPFRLTPVRPGVFEGRVHLDLTAAPIPRHGFAGVRHPLLRIEHQGLAHSAVLLAPLSFPVLTTRIGHHSGTAPHRVTIEPENRGPGRLQIRWQPVGVTARLVRPVVRRLDRPRVRRAARLVRTVLR from the coding sequence ATGACTCCGGACGTCACGGTGACGGTCATCGTCTACAACGACGCCGACCGTCTCCCCCGGGCCGTGGAGTCGGTGCTCCGGCAGACCCACGGCAACATCGAGATCATCATCAGCGACGACCACTCCACCGACGGGACACCGTTCGTCGCCCGGGAGTTCGCGGCCCGCGACCCCCGCGTCCGGCATCTGCGGCTGCCGGAGAACAGCGGCGGGTGCAGCGCCCCGCGCAACCGCGCCCTGGACGTCGCGACGGCCCCGTACGCGATGTTCCTCGACAGCGACGACGAACTCACCGAGGACGCGGTCGAGCTGCTGCTCGCGGCCCACCGGGAACGGGAGATCGACTTCGCGATGGGCGCGGTCGTCCGGGTCCGCGAGGACAGCGGCCGCCGCACCCGGTGGATGCCGCACCTGGTCGCCGAGCGGCGCACGGTCCTCGGCATCGAGTCCGAGCCGCGGCTGCTCTTCGAGCACCTGTCGACGAGCAAGATGTACGCCCGTGCCTTCCTGGACCGGCACGACCTGCGGTTCCCCGAGGGCATCCACTACGAGGACCAGCTGTTCACCACGCAGGCGTACTGCCTCGCCAAGGAGTTCACGATCATCCCGGAGCCGGTGTACCGCTGGCACATCGCTCCCTTCGCGGCCGCCGACACCGCCTCCATCTCCAACCAGCGCGACCGGCTCGACAACGTCCGCGACCGGGTCGCCGTCCAGCGGCTCATCGACGACTTCCTCACCGAGAGCGGCCACGGCGGCCTGCGCGAGGACAAGGACTACAAGTTCCTCAAGCACGACTTCCGGATGTACGCGGGCGACCTGCCCTACCGGGACGACCCCTGGCTGGCCTCGTTCGCCGACCTCATGACCCCCTACCTCGACACGCTCTCCCCCGCGGCCTACGCCCGGCTGCCCCGGCCGGAACGCGTGGTGCTCCAGCTGGTGCGCGAGCGGCGCTTCCCCGAGGCCCGGCTGGCCGCGCGCGGCCTCGGCCACGGGGTGGCGCCCCGGCAGGTCACCCCGGACGCCGACGGACGCGTCTACTGGGGAGACACCGTCCCCTCGGACGACCTGGCCCGCCGCGAGCTGGACGTCACCGACCTGGAGCTGGACACCCGCCCCTTCCGCGGCGCCCTGTTCCGGCACGAGATCACCGAGCTCACCCGGGGCCCCGGCGCCTCCGTCGACCTCGCCGTGCGCACCTACGACCCGGGGCTTCGGCTGCCCGTCGGACCGGTCCGGGCGAGCCTCGTCGTCGCCCCGGGCCGGCGCCGCCTCAAGGTGCCGTTCCGGCTCACCCCGGTGCGCCCCGGCGTCTTCGAGGGCCGGGTCCACCTGGACCTGACGGCGGCACCGATCCCCCGGCACGGCTTCGCGGGCGTCCGCCACCCCCTGCTCCGTATCGAGCACCAGGGCCTCGCCCACTCCGCCGTCCTGCTGGCCCCCCTGTCCTTCCCCGTCCTCACCACCCGGATCGGGCACCACTCCGGCACGGCCCCGCACCGGGTGACCATCGAGCCGGAGAACCGCGGTCCGGGGCGTCTGCAGATCCGCTGGCAGCCGGTCGGCGTGACGGCCCGGCTGGTGCGCCCGGTGGTACGCCGCCTCGACCGGCCGAGGGTGCGCAGGGCGGCCCGCCTCGTGCGGACCGTGCTGCGGTAG